aatttacataagtaactttttaaattaaaaatggtaaatcatttctttcaatttaaaggatttatagctttttaaaataggtttcgatttaaaaaaaaaaaatcatggaaccACCcacaaattatataataaacaaatattttggtTTAAGATATACATTTTTCCTCCACACttcaaatgatttaaattttaacaaatatttatattagtttttttctcaaaagacataattttgctaaaataaaataaaaaatgtatgcaCAAGAAAGGAAACAATTGTTGCCCGAATTGATAGCAATCAGATctcttggaaataaaaaaatcataaatcataaTTAAGTGAGCGTAATTGATAGCTTCAAAAAATCAAGTATTCCGATTGctattgtgatttgaaaaaaattattttataaaaagtacttttagttggggttggttttgaaaaatatatgtttggttaaaaatataattgaaattgaggttaaacaaaaagtagtttgatatgtttggttaaaaaaatacttttcaaattgaggttataaaataattaaaaaatatttttaatttaaatattatacatttaactactattattacattatgaaataaataatattgatatcaaatattttttattattccattaaactatatacaatgtcatcacatacgaaatctatccaaaaatgactatatttttcatggtttcttaagcacgcaacaacaaaaactgatttttttgttacatcatcaagcgatatccttctaattttttgaataaaacacaattaaaataaaactaaaaactgAATTCTTTTAACTGGGTCAGAcccggcaagaacataattggaattgtgatcaaattccacaaatgctacgtcatcatgcgatatccttctaatttatgtagtgttataaataatattaaatactagtttttcgagtaaaactcaaattgtttttaaaaaaattacaatttcattacgtcaaaattcattcgacaagaactatagttttcatgatttttttagcgtgtaataaaattaggtaaaatattatcaggaataaaattgagattacagtatgagtaaatttaattcaccttaaacaatttttttaacaaacaaaaaaaaaattgttgacatTTACGTGAATAGTgtgagtaaaatcaattaattgcattattttttttttaaaaaaaaaactaaacttttcatgtgaacagtggtttttcaaaattaaaaaaaaaagtttacaaTGGAGTAAATTTCCAGACAAGAAGCGGTAAAATATTGCTTCTCAGAAACCTATGGCACACCACAATTATAAAtgaatcccataaaaaaaaaattgtttttcttaccTTACCAAACATTAATAACAGTAGTTGTGGGTGAGTACCGCCAAGACATAAATGCCATCACCTAAATGACACCTTGTTAGTGCTTTtgcttataattattatatttattattatgattctagtaaaattattaatttacaatGACATAAATCtatcgattaaaaaaaattacaaacacacgacgttaaaaaaagaaaaagcagcTCCACTAGCCTGGAAGATGATCCCCTCTTCTTGACTGCTGCCATTATAGACCTAGTCCACAAAGCAGGTTAATTAAATAACTGGTGATCgatcatggaataaaatatTTGCGCTATTAGTTAAAAGCATTATCAAGACTTACCTTCTCACACCGCCCTGAGTAGCTAGTATCGTCTTCCACCATTTCTGGGAGCATTCTTCCTTCTAAGCCTTTTTCCATATTGATGGGCACTGTCTTCAACCATATTCACAAACCATGCAAGTTTTCTTGCTCTAAATACAACATATCCTATAGAGACTCCAAATACAAATCCACATCCATAACCCATTGCTacagctttccatccaaatcCTTCTTCAAACATTGAATCTTCTTTCTCGAAGTTTGACGGAGGCGGTTGTTGCCCCTCACCTTTGTTGCATTTTACTTGCAAGGGAAACCCGCATAATCCCAAGTTCCCTTCGTATGAACCATTTTCAAATGTGTTGAATTGCTTACCTTGAGGTATGGGTCCCTCAAGATGGTTATACGAAAGGTTGAGGACTTGAAGAAATGTTAAATCTACCAATTCTTGAGGAATCCTTCCAGCAAGCAGATTTGAAGAGAGATCCAACGACTCCAGATTAGTTAAATTCCCCAATGACGGCTGGATACAACCAATGAGGCTGTTGTGAGAAAGGTTGAGCTGTTTCAGAGATTTAAGCTTCCCGAGGGACTCTGGAATCTTTCCCGTGAATTTATTGCGGGATAAATCAAGTGTCGTGAGGgcaatttgaatttttggaaACACAGTCTGCAAACCTTTCCATGCAAGTTGTACAgaaaaaacataagaagtaGATACATTTTTTGTCCTCATGTAATCCATATCCTGATCAATGCTCATCATGGCTTTGAAGTTGTTGAAATACTCTGTTGGCAAAGGACCACTCAGGCTGTTGTTGGAAAGGTCAAGAATCTGTAATTTTGAAAAAGAGTCCTTGACAATTGGACCCTTCAAAGAACCATGGAGTTTATTTGACCTTAGAATAACAACCTTCAACTTTGGAAGCGTTTCTAAAAAGGAAGGGAATGTGTCATCAATCATATTGTTACCAAGATCCAGAAATTCTAAATTCACACAATTGATGATGGATGATGGTATCGCCCCTTTCAATTGGTTGCCATTGAAGTTGAGATATGTCAAACTGTTCCCCTCTGAATAGATTGAAGGGATATTGCCGTGGAGATTGTTGCCACCAAGATGCAACACTAAGAGTCCATCGCTGAAGTTTCCCAAGCATTGCGGGATGAATCCACTAAAGCCATTGTTGGACAAGTCTAGAATCTCTAAGAACTTCAGCTCGCAAATGACAGAAGAGATGTTCCCAGTCAGTTTATCATTGGAGGAAAGCCTAAGAAGTCTCAAATGTTCAAGCTTGAAAACTGAAGGTGGAATCTGGCCATACAACTTGTTGAAACTAAGATTGATATATTGTAATGAATTACAAAGGAACGGACTTATCTGGCCATACAATAGGTTATtgttcaaaagaagaaaat
This genomic interval from Populus alba chromosome 1, ASM523922v2, whole genome shotgun sequence contains the following:
- the LOC118031745 gene encoding receptor-like protein Cf-9 homolog isoform X1; amino-acid sequence: MMGSSLLLAQFLCLLFFLSHSEPAHSSSNFSSSLKLCPVDQSLALLQFKNSFPMPSSPYRFSCYPPKKVLWKEGTDCCSWDGVTCNMQTGHVIGLDLGCCMLYGALHSNSTLFSLHHLQKLNLSRNDFNRSVISSSFGQFLHLTHLNLNSSNFAGQVPPEISHLSRLVSLDLSSNSEELMLEPISFNKLAQNLTQLRELYLGGVNMSLVVPSSLMNLSSSLSSLQLWRCGLKGELPDNLFRRSNLQWLDLWSNEGLTGSFPQYNLSNALSHLDLSYTRISIHLEPDSISHLKSVKKMYLNGCNFVGSNLDLLGNLTQLIELGLAGNNQLGGRIPFSLGKLKQLKYLHLGNNSFMGPIPDSLFKLTQLEWLDLSYNRLTGLIPFQISRLSSLTALFLSNNQLIGRIPSQISRLSGLIMLDISHNLLNGTIPSSLFSMPSLHFLLLNNNLLYGQISPFLCNSLQYINLSFNKLYGQIPPSVFKLEHLRLLRLSSNDKLTGNISSVICELKFLEILDLSNNGFSGFIPQCLGNFSDGLLVLHLGGNNLHGNIPSIYSEGNSLTYLNFNGNQLKGAIPSSIINCVNLEFLDLGNNMIDDTFPSFLETLPKLKVVILRSNKLHGSLKGPIVKDSFSKLQILDLSNNSLSGPLPTEYFNNFKAMMSIDQDMDYMRTKNVSTSYVFSVQLAWKGLQTVFPKIQIALTTLDLSRNKFTGKIPESLGKLKSLKQLNLSHNSLIGCIQPSLGNLTNLESLDLSSNLLAGRIPQELVDLTFLQVLNLSYNHLEGPIPQGKQFNTFENGSYEGNLGLCGFPLQVKCNKGEGQQPPPSNFEKEDSMFEEGFGWKAVAMGYGCGFVFGVSIGYVVFRARKLAWFVNMVEDSAHQYGKRLRRKNAPRNGGRRY
- the LOC118031745 gene encoding receptor-like protein 54 isoform X2, with amino-acid sequence MGAILLARILIYLVTSLNSLSWDLQFLEILDLSNNGFSGFIPQCLGNFSDGLLVLHLGGNNLHGNIPSIYSEGNSLTYLNFNGNQLKGAIPSSIINCVNLEFLDLGNNMIDDTFPSFLETLPKLKVVILRSNKLHGSLKGPIVKDSFSKLQILDLSNNSLSGPLPTEYFNNFKAMMSIDQDMDYMRTKNVSTSYVFSVQLAWKGLQTVFPKIQIALTTLDLSRNKFTGKIPESLGKLKSLKQLNLSHNSLIGCIQPSLGNLTNLESLDLSSNLLAGRIPQELVDLTFLQVLNLSYNHLEGPIPQGKQFNTFENGSYEGNLGLCGFPLQVKCNKGEGQQPPPSNFEKEDSMFEEGFGWKAVAMGYGCGFVFGVSIGYVVFRARKLAWFVNMVEDSAHQYGKRLRRKNAPRNGGRRY